GAAGACGGAGCCTATGAGAAAACTCAAATTAGGCTTAAAAAATTGGCAAGCTGTTCTCATGGAGACCGAAAGAGATTCGAGCTGATCCTTTGTCGTATGAGTAAGATAGTCGAGTCTTTTAAAAGTTATCTTCTAAAGGTTCAGTTGACCCGTTTTTGTTAGAACGGTTAAATAATGCATAACACAttcatttatcaatttaagtttCTAAAATGGGTGATTGTGACCTCATGGAATTTTCACATAGTATTGTAGTAAGAGGTTCCGAGTTTTAATCTTTCGATATCCCTATTTCATTCTCTTATTATATATTTCCATGGGAGCATCATGATGTTAAATATTAAACAAAGTTTCCTTTGTTggcttaaaattttaaaacagtAGACAAAGTctcacaaaatattttattttcttagtcTTTGTATAACCTAAATTATCTTTTTCATGATGTACAAATAAGTTAATTTAGAGGCAGTGCTTCCATTACCGGATCTCTTCTGCACTCGAGCGAAAATAGAAGATCTTTTGTCTCTTGGCACCAAAATTGTCATATTATAAGAAATTGGGTAAATCGTGAGTGTCTAATCTCTATACGAATGAAATCCAGCTATGGATTAACTGGCCTTTATATGAACTTCAACGAGGGTTTTTGTTCTTCTCGCATCTTAAACGACTCACTGTGAGAATTTCTTCCTTTATCTGTATATTTAGGATTATCCTGTGTTAATGCCAAATAAGTTTGTCGGGGAAGGCCTAAGCATAGGAATGCATTTTAAATGAGATGGAAGACAGCAGTTTAAATCATTTGTCAAACCATGCAGTTTCTCGTCTTCACTTGCTTAGGGTTCGGTGGTGCGGGGACGTGCCCTTATTTCTATATTCACTGCGTCTAAATAGACTTTCATTTGTCTTGACTTTGCAATATAAATAAACTATATATTATGGTACAAGTGGAAAGCAAAATGCAATTAGTGCAACCTCAATTGCTTAGAAAATGCTTCAAGTTCGATTGAACTTTGAGATTCTCCATGACATTTTTATCAACAATCTCAATTGCTAATACAGGGACAAGGCACCGACCCACATGGAAGATCCACGTCTCTAAAAGCACCTTCCGGGAAAATTAAGGTTATTTTGTTGGAGTTGCTCAAAAATCATTTGACAAAATGTGCCAATCTTCTTGTCAAGATTTTAAAGGGTGATGCAGTCACTTGGCTCCGATGGATGGGAATATCTCGTTTAGAAAGTACCTAAAAAATCTCTTAAAATGCATAAATCATGTGAAAGTTATTACAAAAGCAAGTGAATTGTCGATCATTTCATTTCAATAGAACGCTAGCACGGTTCAACATTGTTCACTTAAAAAAGGCCAAAAGTATACTTCTCTTTTGACCCAACAGCCATTTACGTGTCTCTATCATTGCCAATGCCATTCACTTATCCCTATCCTTGCCAATGCCATTCACAATCCTTGAATAAGCAATCGTTGGGCAAAATGTGAGCTAAATTTTCGATATTCTTGCAAAATTTTCACTTAAGAGGTGCCTGGTTGTTGTGCGCCGAGAATCATAATGCGTGAAGTCGCGGGTTTGACCCCTGGATTGAGCTCCTCGAGACCATTTGAGCAAAAGTAAAGGAAGGAGTTGTCACCCATCAATGGCAATATTAGTCGAATCTGAGTTACAAACTCCGTAAAACAACGTAACCTGAACGATGACAATGATGATGGGCAAAAGCCATATgagaaattttctaatttagcgAGTTACGGTAAATTAAGAGCGGTCGCATAAGCATTTCTCGAGAGAAAACGAAACGAAAACAACAAGAATCAGACAAGATGATGATGGGAATATACATTGCAAAACTACGGTGATGATCGCAGCGGATCAATCGGTCAATCCAAGTTAGAACGCTAACTACATATCTCTCTACACACGACAACACCCAGCAACGAAAGATACGAAAGAGAAATTGCAGGGGCGGTCGTCGTCTTCCTCACGACTGGCTCGAGAACAGCGCCTCCCAAATCTCGGCGAACACCTGCAGGATCACCCCGTGGTGGTGGTGCGAGTTCAGCGCCAGGAAGCACTCGAGCAGCTTTTGCAGCTCCTCCGCCCCGAACATCTCCTTCTCCACTATCATCTCCACCATCGACCGCCGGAAGTCCGCCCGCGGGTCGCTCGACCGCTTCACCACCGCGAAGCTGTCCTCGATCTCCCCGCGGCCGCCTTCGTCGGCCAGCGGCAGCACCCCGACTCCGGCCGCGCCGCTCCTCCTCCGGCGCCGGCGCCTGCGGCGGGTCTCCGACGAGTCCGGCGAGAGGGAGCGGGAGGAGGAGAGGCGAACGTCGCTCTCGTCGTCGCTGCTGAACCAGTCATCCTGCGACGTGGTCGACGAGCTGTAGGGGCACTTCTCTTTCTCCCCCTCCTCCGTCGCCGCGGCGCCGCCTTCTTCTCGGTGTTGGTCTTCTCGGTGGGCACCGGCGGCCGGGGTAGTCTTCTCATAAAGGGAGTGACGGGGGACGAAGGAGGGCACCGGCGGCCGAGGTAGTCGTCGTCCCTGAGGACGGGTGGCGGATACCGCTCGGACGAGGATCGGCGCGGGAGTCGGGGGTGGTTGAGGGACGACAGAGAACCGACGAGGGAGTCGCCGGAGATGGTCCGGAGGGACCGGCCGGCGAGGAGGGTCGGGGAATGAGGACGGAGCGGTGGATGACTTGGTCGATGGTCTGGGAGCTGCAGGAGGCGGCGAAGGAGGGGCGGAAGATGCGCGAGAAGCGCAGCTTCTTCGCTCGCAAATTCAtcgtgtagagagagagagagagagagagagagagatggacaaTAAGTGAGTTTATAAAGAGAGGAAGACCATGCTTTCAATAAACTTAAATTAAGAGAtttatctttaccaaaaaaaattaagtgattTATCAAACTCTCTaaacatataaataataaatataggTCAGGTGTGCTGAGACCTGTTAAATTATTCGATATATCAAGTGACATTACAGAAAAAAT
The nucleotide sequence above comes from Eucalyptus grandis isolate ANBG69807.140 chromosome 2, ASM1654582v1, whole genome shotgun sequence. Encoded proteins:
- the LOC104438283 gene encoding transcription repressor OFP8, which gives rise to MNLRAKKLRFSRIFRPSFAASCSSQTIDQGRRLPRPPVPSFVPRHSLYEKTTPAAGAHREDQHREEGGAAATEEGEKEKCPYSSSTTSQDDWFSSDDESDVRLSSSRSLSPDSSETRRRRRRRRRSGAAGVGVLPLADEGGRGEIEDSFAVVKRSSDPRADFRRSMVEMIVEKEMFGAEELQKLLECFLALNSHHHHGVILQVFAEIWEALFSSQS